The Bacteroidota bacterium genome includes a region encoding these proteins:
- a CDS encoding alpha-ketoacid dehydrogenase subunit beta: MKVMNMVQAVNDAIDIKMAEDKDIIVFGEDVGVEGGVFRVTENLQKKHGADRCFDTPLAESGIIGTAVGMCVAGLRPVV; this comes from the coding sequence ATGAAAGTAATGAATATGGTTCAAGCTGTTAACGATGCTATCGATATCAAAATGGCTGAGGACAAAGACATTATCGTTTTTGGAGAAGACGTTGGAGTTGAAGGAGGTGTTTTCCGAGTTACTGAAAACTTACAAAAAAAACATGGAGCCGATCGTTGCTTTGATACACCTTTAGCAGAATCCGGAATTATTGGAACAGCTGTAGGAATGTGTGTAGCAGGATTACGCCCTGTTGTGG
- the pdhA gene encoding pyruvate dehydrogenase (acetyl-transferring) E1 component subunit alpha, which produces MFKEFDPIKNKIFRIIDNNGKVINEKWNPKIDDQEVIKAYKQMLYVRTADQMAVSFQRQGRMFTYPPNYGQEAISQALSMVWRKDDWMAPAFRELGAWLAKGATMTEVFLYYMGYEDGTVFKNAENILPIAVPIASQLVHAAGLGYAVKYKKEDKVVYGVIGDGGTSHGDFHEALNFAAVWEAPVVFIIQNNQYAISVPLKNQTKSINLAVKGVAYNIPSLYVDGNDLFAMYAALKFATDHARSGKGPVLIEALTYRKGAHTTSDDPTKYRTKEEEELWFKTDPLDRVKSYLIKNKLAGDIDEEKLIEQYKQEVDRQFTEAENYPKYKLEDAFKYMYADMPDDLKNQMVEHENFLKWKEARK; this is translated from the coding sequence AATCTTCAGGATCATTGATAATAATGGGAAAGTCATTAATGAAAAATGGAATCCAAAAATTGATGATCAGGAAGTAATTAAAGCGTATAAGCAAATGCTTTACGTGAGAACAGCTGATCAAATGGCTGTTTCTTTTCAGCGTCAGGGACGTATGTTTACTTACCCACCAAATTATGGTCAAGAGGCAATTTCTCAAGCCCTTTCAATGGTTTGGAGGAAAGACGATTGGATGGCTCCTGCATTTCGTGAATTGGGTGCCTGGTTAGCCAAGGGTGCAACCATGACAGAAGTATTCCTTTATTATATGGGTTACGAAGATGGAACCGTGTTTAAGAATGCTGAAAACATTCTTCCGATTGCTGTTCCTATAGCATCGCAGTTGGTACATGCTGCTGGTTTGGGCTATGCAGTTAAGTATAAAAAAGAAGACAAAGTTGTTTATGGTGTAATCGGTGATGGTGGAACTTCTCACGGAGATTTTCATGAAGCATTGAACTTCGCTGCTGTATGGGAAGCACCAGTTGTATTTATTATTCAGAATAATCAATACGCTATTTCAGTACCTCTCAAAAATCAAACGAAATCAATCAATCTGGCAGTAAAAGGGGTAGCATATAATATTCCTAGCCTCTATGTTGATGGCAACGATTTATTTGCCATGTATGCAGCATTGAAATTTGCTACAGATCACGCTCGATCGGGAAAAGGGCCCGTATTAATTGAAGCTCTTACATATAGAAAAGGAGCACATACTACTTCTGATGACCCTACGAAATACCGAACAAAAGAGGAAGAAGAATTATGGTTTAAAACGGATCCATTAGATCGGGTAAAATCCTATTTAATAAAGAATAAATTGGCTGGTGATATCGATGAAGAAAAACTTATTGAACAATATAAACAGGAAGTTGACCGACAATTTACAGAAGCAGAAAACTATCCGAAATATAAACTCGAAGATGCTTTCAAATATATGTATGCTGATATGCCTGATGATCTAAAAAATCAAATGGTTGAACATGAGAATTTCTTAAAGTGGAAGGAGGCAAGAAAATGA